From Ananas comosus cultivar F153 linkage group 2, ASM154086v1, whole genome shotgun sequence:
TGCATAACATAGTCTAAAACTCCAAGTACGAGAACAAGGCAACAACAAAAGCAACCACAAGAGCCATCACGGAGAACCCGAGCTCAATTGCACCCGACTTCGAATTCGCCGATGTCGCAGCCGGTACCGGGGCTTGTGGGGACTCCGACAACGGTGGTGGCACGGATGGACCCTCCGGAGAGAATGGTGGTAGCGAAGGCGATGTCGTCGGAGGCAAGGATGGTGCAGGAAATGGTGAAGTCGGAGGCGTCGAAGGGGATGGGGTCGGTTGCGTCGACGGTGGGTACGCCGGTGACTGGTTTGGTGGACCTTCAATATAACcggttaaattttttgaatagaaatattaatgttttaataaatatttgaaataataacTAGGATTGCGTTTAATTGAAGAATTAAAGATTGGACAGTGGTAAATATTCCTATTATTCCTCTAATACAACGGAGAATAGCATAATAGATGTTCAAAATtgttaaaatcataaaatagatctccaaaaaatttcaatttttgagGCAACTAAATTACAATTAGCTAGCCattcaaaaattaaacaaaataggaaaaaatacTTAGGCATTTATTAGTTGTTTCATAATTTAATaagagtaaaataataataataataatgaagataaaccaaaaaaaaggtaaaacacAAAGTCATTTATCTGCTATTTacatagttttaaaatttttgtttcatATAATGACTAGAATTGTATTCTCTATAAAATTCATGTTCTTATATAttatcctaaaaataaaaaataaaaaaatatacccCTTACTTTTGTAACATGGGACTATTGGCGTGTAGGAGAGCCCACAAAGCAAGGGCAAAGCGAGAGCTTTGGTGACGTTCACGGGTACGCCTAGCCTCGCCCCTTCTCGTATGGCCTCACAGAGGCACGTGACGCTCCGGCTCAGCACGTGACCGAGCCCGGAGCAGCAACCCCGATTCGGCCCCGCCGCATTCGCCCCGCCCTCCACAAACTCCAAACATTCGCTGAACCCAAACAACGCGCCCGAACAATTATGGTTCGACCCGAATGGCGTTGACAGGTTCGTGCTCATTACCGAGCCCAAAAGGGTCTCGAacgagaataataataataagaatagtaaAAAGAAGAGTTGATTCGTGACATAGGACATTGTTGGAGTGTGGTATTTGGTTTAGGAGAatgaggagatgatgatgatggagtTTAAGTGGtgctaattgtgtagatcatcCTAATAATAAAAGCTAAGTAACTCTTTTGGTGGGGAGATAAAGAGTGTGGGTTGACATCATTCATTGGAAGATCAAAAGGTTCTGGGTAGCTGCAACAGTTGTGATTAGTGAATGGGTTTTTGGTTATTGAAAAACTGCATGTATTTGTTCAATGGAATTACCAACTATTCATAGTGATTCATTCATTTGGATCAGTGAGTTCATTGGaaagtattttaaatttgagaatttCAGGGTGAGGGAAGGACTAATTGAATCAATTATTGAAATATAGACTTTGGGCTGTTTCCCCCTCCAACGCAGTTAAGTTtagaatagaaaatataaaggGTTTTTTCTTTctcgtaaaaaaaattaattctttgTTGAAGTATTTTAAATCAAccaaagattttaaaatataaaataagaaatttgatttttatttttttttttcaaagaagtTGATCAAGTCTTTTAGCtccctcaaattttttaatttttaaaataaaagaaaaagttaaaaaaaattaatccgaCCTGCCGGATTCGAACCAGCGACCTAAGGATTTAGCTGCAACGACTACAGTCCTCCGCTCTACCAACTGAGCTAAGGTCGGTTTGCAATTTTTGTTGACTATTTTAAGTTTTATCGAGAATTAGAGGTCTCTATTTAAGGGCTTTACTTTAGTAAGCGAAGGATTTTTGCTAAAAACACTAATTTGGTTCTTGATCTGAATCAGAATTCTACAAAAAGAAGCAAGAATAGTTGGTATAATGTCATGGTTATCTCCATTGATTATAGATAAGCAATAGATTACGTAATATTAGACACGAGAAGTGTAGCTTTACAACACTTCACATTGAAGATGCGATGGAAAAATTCACATACATTCATTCTACTATCACTACAAATATCCATTATCCATTCCTGTATTCGTGCTTGCAAGCAATTTTTAAGATACCAAAAGATCGCTTCGACCTTCATCCTGCAGATTCGGTAATATTTCACTAACACTTGAAATTGGCAGGCCGAAGAGCAACGGAAAAGGTCAAACCATTCTCACCCGATGAAATACAAAACATTCATTATGCACGGAGCAAAAGTCTTAACTATATATGACTTGAAAACTGAGGCCTATATTACAATGATATCAGAGAACATAAAGAAATGCTTCTAAGATGTTTGCAAGTCATCTGATACGCTGGGTTAACTTTGGTGCGCAATCTCACTTGGAAGTAATGTTTCTCCGacaaccttttttttctctcacagAATGTCTGCGTCTTCGGATGGTATTATCCTCATAGCTACTTGTTATCTGAGTTATGCATGGTCATCTATCGCTCCAAGCTCATCAAGAGATTTGTCAGAATCATGAAGTAACGAACCCTCCGAAGGACCTGCAACTGTTTAGTTTGCTTCAGAAATTTGCGGGAATCACAGACAATAATAGAAAACATACTTCTGATAGAAATTATTTCTGATAGAAATTATCAGATATAAACTACATAAGGTGTGAGGATTTGCTCATAACAGTTAGGTAGGGGTAAAGTTACAACCTGACCAGAGTAGCGCATTCATTTGCCAATACAGAACTTGCCAAAAATGTTTGTTAAGACTTCTTCAGATATGTCCTCCCCAGTGATCTCTCCAAGAGCCAAAGCTGCTTCCCGTAAGTCTATAGTCCAGAAGTCCATTGGCAACTCCTCAGTAATTGATAAATTCAATCTAGAAAAAGCTTCTTTGGTGCGTAGGAGCTGCTCAAATTGTCTCTGGATAATCATCATTGATCTATGATTAATAAGAAAACAGTTGCATACAAATCTATTTTAACAAATGATAAGCCACCCAACCGGATAAAATGGTATTGGTTGCTCAACAAATACAACATAACAGATATGTAAGCATTTTAACACCAATTTTACTCTAATGTCCTTACAAGATCAAACGAGGCCTGAATATTCATGTGACATCTATTATATAAATCTCATAAAACCAAGTCATTCCCTAAAGGGGGAAAAAGAACAATGCATAAACTGAGCATTTGATATATTATATGGTTCATATCTGAGTAAGATATGTATGTAATCCCTTTTGGTTTTGTTAAGTGGAACAGGTATCTCGTTTTGACACCCAACTTATATTACAAATAGAAATTTGATGGCTCTTTGTAGTAATGGCATTCCACCACCTCTTTCCTCTTCAGTTATTACCTGCATAATCTTTTACTACTACAACATTACTGCCTTCGAAGTACCATAGTTTGGCAACAAACTAgtgaaagatgacaaaattaaGAGAGTAATAGGGTAAAGAGACACTCATTATCCTGTATATAGATCTCTACCTGGTTTATAGTCCACCTGCGACCCCCTACAGCAGTAGGTTCAAGACCTCGGACCTCCAGTACTGCTTTCTCCAGTTCAGGGATGCCTTTACCAGTGACAGCACATGTCAAGACATGCTTGTTGAAAGAGCTACTAATGTTCCCAAACTCTTCCACCGAAACAAATGGTGCGCAATCCACTTTATTGATAACAAGAATGATGGGCATTGCAATAGCTGCAGGTTTCTGTTCTCCATGAAGAAACAAAGTCAGCATATGTATTGTGGAAATATTATATAAGGAAAACAATGGCATACAGAACATGGTCTATCAAACGCATTTTCTCATAAATTATCTCAGAGCAATTGCATCTATATATAGGTGACGGTAAGtccaacttaatttttttatagttagaTCGTCTAATGACagcttacttttctttttatcacacacaaaaaaaagggaGCATTCCCACTGGCAAGGTAAGCATGAGCAATAGAGCCAAGAGTTTTGCAGCATTTTCAGACAGAACTGCATTAAAAATTACATGACCATAACgaaagaagataaaatagcaTACCTGACTCATCTGAATGTGCTCAATAAGTTTTGCATCATCTTCCGTCCATCCATCAACTGCACTTACTGTCATAATAATCACGTCAGCAGCCAATGCAGCAGCTTCTGATCGCTGTACACctataaaaagaaaagtattaGGAAGAGCAAATTGTCAAATTCTTCAGTTAACATTCTGAAGTAGCAGACCATCAgcaaattagaaagaaaagtgATGTATTTGCAATCAGATGATTGCCTGCAATATACAACCCTTTAGTAACATATGAGAGAACCTTACCAATTTTTTCTACAATATCATCGGTCTCTCTGATACCAGCAGTGTCAAGAAGGGTGACAGGAATGCCTTGAATGGAGACATTTGCTTCTATCACATCCCTCGTAGTTCCAGCGACTTCAGTTACTATTGCTCTCTCACTCTGCAAGCTAAAATAAAACACTAATAATTAAATAACAGGATGCAGAAATAGATATCAAAGTCCAAAGAAAGCCCATCATATCAACACAAAAAA
This genomic window contains:
- the LOC109727977 gene encoding non-specific lipid-transfer protein-like protein At5g64080 gives rise to the protein MSTNLSTPFGSNHNCSGALFGFSECLEFVEGGANAAGPNRGCCSGLGHVLSRSVTCLCEAIREGARLGVPVNVTKALALPLLCGLSYTPIVPCYKSKGSTKPVTGVPTVDATDPIPFDASDFTISCTILASDDIAFATTILSGGSIRATTVVGVPTSPGTGCDIGEFEVGCN